In Bradyrhizobium sp. 170, the DNA window TCGATCATCGTCGAAGGGAACCGCCGCGTCGATGCCGAGACCGTGCGCTCCTACTTTCATCCGGCGCCCGACGGGCATTTCGACGACGCCGCGCGTGACGCGGCGTTGAAAGCGCTGATCGCAACGGGCCTGTTCGAAAAGGTTTCCATCGAACGCGTTGGCGGGCGGCTTGTGGTGCACCTGTCCGAAGCGCCCGTGCTCGACCGCGTCGCATTCGAAGGCAACAAGAAGGTCAAGGACACCGACCTTGCCGCCGCCGTCGAAGCCAAGCCGCGCGGCTCGCTGCAACGCTCCACCGTGCAGGCCGACGCCGGCCGCATCATCGAGGCATACCGGCGCGCCGGTCGCTCCGAAGTCCGCGTCGAACCGCAAATCATCGATCGCGGCAATGGCCGGGTTGACCTCATCTACGCCATAACGGAGGGAGCAAAAACTCCGGTGCGGCAGATCGACTTCACCGGCAACAAGGCCTTCGGCAAACGACAGCTCAGCGCCGTGATCAAGACCTCCGCTACCCATATGCTGAGTTTTCTGACCGGCGGTAACGTCTACGATCCCGACCGCGTCGCGCAAGACCGGGAACAGCTGCGGCTTTACTACCGCAGCAAGGGTTATGCCGATGTCAGCGTCCCATCGGCAACGGCCGAGTATGATCCGGCCATGAAGGGCTTCACGCTGAACTTCGCAATCGACGAAGGCCCGCTCTATCACTTCCGGGAAGTCAGCGTCGCCTGCAACGTTCCTGGCCTGGATTGCGACAAGCTTCGCGCCCTCCCCACCGCTCACCCGGGCGCGGTATTCGATGGCAACGCTCTGGACAAGACCACCGAGCTTCTGGCCATTGAAATGTCAAAGCTCGGCTATCCCTTTGCCCAGGCGATACCTCGCCTCACCCGCGATGCTGCCACGCAACGTATCGACGTCGCCTTCGTCATCGAACAGGGGCCTCGCGCCTATGTCGAACGGATCGAGATTCACGGCAACACGCGCACCCGCGATTACGTGATCCGGCGCGAGTTCGACATCGCGGAAGGCGACGCCTACAACAAGACGCTGATCGACCGCGCCGAACGGCGCTTGAAGAATTTGAACTACTTCAAGACGGTGAAGATATCGAACAGGCCGGGCTCGGCGCCGGATCATGTCATCCTCGATGTCGAGGCGGTTGACCAGGCGACCGGCGACTTCAACGTGGCCGGCGGGTACTCGACCGTCGATGGCGCGCTCGTCGAGGTCAAAGTGGGCGAGCGTAATTTTTACGGCACGGGCAAGAACGTGCAGGCCACCTTTACCTATGGCCAATATGCGCGCGGCATAAATCTGGCTGCGTCCGAACCTTATTTCCTCGGCACCAAAGTCGCGGCCGGAATCGAACTCTTCGGCCGCCAAAACGACGCCAGCAGCTACCAATCCTACGGCAGCACCACCTACGGTGCGAGACTGCAACTCGGCACGCCGATTACCGAGGAAATTGGCGTGCAATGGCGCTACTCGATCTACAATCAGAACATCACGCTTTCGCCGAACAGTTCGGGCCTGACACCTTCGCTGGCCGTCCGGCAGGCCGCCGCCGCCGGTCCGACGTGGGTCTCCGCCCCCGGCAGCACGACGACCTACAGCACCCTGGACAACACAAAGAGCCCGACCAGCGGGATCAGGTCGCAGCTCAGTCAGGACCTGGCAGGACTTGGCGGCGACGTAAAGTTTCTGAAGACGACGGAGGACGTACGCTACTACAAATCGCTTAGCAGCGACCTGGTTGGCATGGTTCGCGCCCAGGGCGGCTACGTTACCGGTTGGGGTGGCCAGCAGGTGCCGCTGATGAACAATTTCTTCGGCGGCCCGACCATGGTGCGTGGATTTGCCCCCAACGGATTCGGCCCACGCGACCTGACGCCGGGCACCACGATGGACAATGTCGGCGGCAGCGCCTATTGGGCGACGACCGCCGAGCTGCAGAGCGCGATTCCCGGCGTACCCAACGAATACGGCCTCAGGGCCACCGCCTTCGTCGATGCCGGCAGCGTCTTCCGCTACAGCGGATCGACGGCATCGCTTCAGGTCGCCAACAAGAACGTGGTGCGCTCGTCGATCGGCGCAGGCCTGACCTGGGCCTCGCCGTTCGGCGCGTTAACCGTCGACTACGCCGTACCGCTGAGCAAGGCCGCCTACGACGTAGTGCAGCCACTGCGATTCAGCGCGGGAGGGTTTTGACGGGAACCGGGTGCTCCGTCGCGAAACCATACAACAGCGCCAGCCGGTCGAGGCATTCGCGGAATCGTCTTGAAAAATATTCGCTCCAGCGTTTGGTACACAGACCCCTCCGCTGGCCGACCTGATCCATGGTTAGCCCCTGGACCAGCACGTCATGCACCAGCGCCGAGCCGTCCGCGCCGAGTTCGCGTTCGGCCCGGTTCAACCGCAGCACGGCTTTGCGCTGGCCCTCGGTGATCGGCTCGCGGCTCTGCCCGCCATCGACATATTCCCGGGTCGGATCGACCGCGCGCGGCCCGCGTTCGGCCTTCTCCCAATCGCTCTGGAACGCACGCCCCGCCTGATACTGCGCCTCGTCGATCTGGCGATGGGAATGCAGGCGAGCGAGCGGATCGTTGCGGATCGAACGCAGGGCAACGATCTTCTCGCCCGGCTCCAACGCCAAGGGATTATCGACCTCGACGGTTGCGACTTCGGCATTGCGTAACAAATCGCGGGACCTTCGGTCATGTGCCTTGGCGGGATTGTACGGCTTTCGGCGTTTGGCTTTCGGCATCTGATGGCTCCTTGAAAACAGTGGAATCCGGTGCGACCGGCCGCTCTATTCGGTTGCAGGCTATTCGATTGATGCGTCCGATATCTGCTCGCGCAACAGTTCGGATAATTCGTCCCGACGGCCGCAGCCCACTGGCTGAAGTCCGATCAGCGCACCCAGGTGAGCGATCCGATGGCGGCGCGGCAGCCGTTTCAGCCTGTCGGCCACGCCTGTGACAGCAGCGTTCTTCATGCCGCCTCCACCACGCGCAGCGAAACGGTGCTCACCGCGCGTTCGGCGGTCACGATCGGATCGCGGCTCAGATGAAAATGCGGCGTGCAATAGCTCGAAGCCGGGCGGCGCGGATGACCGCAGAAGGTGATGGCCTCACCTTCTTCATCGCCGCCGTAGGGATAGCGGCAATCGCCGCGCTCCAGCTCGATCAGGGAGAGATGCCGCGGTTCGATTGCAACGCAGCGCAGCTTGACCGGCTTGATCTCTTTGAACACGGGTGCCGGCCAAAGAAGCGCTGCCGCCCTGAACGCGCTGGGACGGGGCTCCGCGATCTCGGGCAGATCTGCAGGCTTGGTGGGCATCGACGGTTGCTGGCGATCGTCCGGTCCCAGTCCCAGGCGCCGGGCGCGCCCGAGCGCAGCACTGCGGGAGTAGGACGTATTGAATCGTGAATTGATGGCTCGCGCGGCCTCCGAAAAGGTCATGCCTTTGGCAATAAATTCCCGCAGCGCGTCCGAGTGCTCGGGCGCCCAGTTCGACAGTTCCATTTGTTATCCTTGCTCTCGTCAACGCCGCCCGACGCCGGCAATCAATTTCTGATATTCCGAAATTAAAGTCAAGCTTGATTTCGGATAATCGGAACTGCTATCGTTTCTGAAATTCGGAAAGGTCTGACCATGCTGGACATCAGGTTGATCGAACGGGGCCTGGAGAAGCCGGGCAAGACCAAGGGTGGATTGGCCACCGCGATGGGCGTTCGCCCCGGCGCGGTTTCCGAGATCCTGTCCGGGATACGCCTGATCAAGGCGTCCGAAATCGCTGCGATCATCGACTATCTCGAATTGAACTCGGTGCCGATCATGGGCCGCGTCGGCGCCGGCGCCTCGATCGAGCCGGAACACGAGCAGGTGCCGCCGGAAGGCCTCGGCGAGGTCGAACTGCCCTTCCCGATCGCCGAAGAGACCATCGCCTTCGAGGTGGCCGGCGATTCCATGCTGCCAAAGTACGAGAATGGCGACATTATCGTGGTGTATCGCGAGCAGCGCCATCCGCTGTCGAGCTTCTATGGCGAGGAAGCTGCCGTCCGCCTGAAAACCGGCGAGCGTTATCTGAAGACGATCGAGCGCGGTAAATCTCCGACCTCGGTCAACCTCACGAGCTTCAATGCCAAGCCGATCACCGGCGTAAAGCTGGAATGGATCGGGGAGATCTGCGTCACCCTGCCCAGGGGCCAGATCGAGCGACTGCGCAACAAGGCGGCGGCCCGGGCACGCAAGGTGACAAGGACGACGGGCGGCCGCACGCCGGACAAATAGCAATCCCGCCGCGATTACCGAATCGACTGATTCTGTCGATGCCCGCGATCGCTCTGCCGTGCTCACGGCGAGATTTCTGTTTTTCCGAATTCCTGCTTGACTTATTTCCGTTTTTCGGAAATACTGCCATCGTCGATACCGGCGCACGGGATGAAGGTCAGATCGCCAGCATGCAGTATTTCGTCGTGATGATCGACTACGGCCGCCGCGGTCGCGAGGCCATCGTCGACCCGGAAATCACAAGGCGCGAGGTCATCTCCCGGATCGCGTCGGGTGAATACAGGAATATCAGCTTCATCCATGAAATCGCCGATTGCTCGGTCGAGGACATCACCGCCGAGATTCTCAGCGAAGCGGCCTTGCCTGAGATCGGCGCGACGGGCGCCGACCTGCAGGCCGGCCATTTCGACCACATCCGCGACTTGCGCAAACACGAGCGGGCGTGACCATGTTCGGCCGCACCGCGCTATTCCCTCAAAACATTGTGATTGTTGAGCAGGCTTGAATCCCCGACAGCCTGCTTAATTATTCTTCACGTAAAGTCTATTCCGGCTGAGCGGACAGTCGCGCTAGATTCGCGATTCGATTCCTCCGACCTGCAAAGTTCTTAGTCCACAATGTATACGTCAATGAAGGCCGAGCTCGCTGCGCGCGACGGCGATCTCCGACTCTGTCTCCTGCTTGGTATCGCGGCCTGGTTTCTCTTTCTGGATCACGTCCCGCACAATGCGGTCAGCCTGCTGACCATGCGCAATTTCGGGTTCAGCGGCGCCACCGACCTGTTCGTGTTTATCGGCGGCTATACTGCCGCAATCCTCTACGGAACGATGATGCTGGAGCGCGGGTTCGTCGTGACGGCAACCCGTATCTTCAAGCGGCTGTGGCAGCTTTACGCCGCCTATATCGTCCTGTTCGTGATCTATATCGATTTGATCGGATATGCCGCGCGCAAATCCCGCGCCTCCGAACTGATCGGCGAGTTCAACGTCACGGGAATCGTCGACCATACGATCCGGACGCTAATTCATGGCCTGCTGCTTCAGGCCAAGCCGCTGAATCTCGATGTGCTGCAACTTTTCATCGTATTGATGGCGGTCTTCCCGCTCGTTCTGTTCGGCATGGTCCGCCGGCCGAATGTCACCATGGCGGGGTCGATCGGTCTCTACTTCGCAGCCCGTCAGTTCGACTGGAATCTGTCTTCGTTCCCGGATGGACGGTGGTATCTCAACCCGTTCTGCTGGCAACTCCTGTTTGTGCTCGGCGCCTGGCTTGCGTTGAGCGGCGCGAATCAAATGCGCGCTGTACGTAAGCTTCAGGAACTCGCGGTCCTGCGCGCTGCGGCGTGGCTGTATCTGCTCTTTGCTTTGGCGGTGACGGTGGCAGGGAAATTTCCCCAGGCCGGCATCATCCCTGATCTCCTGCGCGATGCCTTTCTTCCCAACGACCAGGAAAACCTGGCCCCTCACAGGGTGCTTCACTTTCTCGCGCTGGCTTTTCTGTTTGCCTACATGGTGCCGCGAGACTGGTCCGGTTTCCGATGGCAGGCGCTGCAGCCGGTCATCAGGTGCGGCCAGGAGTGGCTGGCGGTCTTTTGCACCGGGGTGTTCCTTTCTTTTGCCGGACACCTCGTCCTGATCACGGGCCCGGATTCGCTTCTCATGCACGTCCTGGTCAGCTTCGCCGGGATTTTGATCATGACGGGCGTGGCCTACTACGTGTCGTGGTCCAAACGGCAGGATCACAAGCCCGCATTCCGAACCCAGGCAATGACGGGGCTTCCGGAGGAAGGCCGGTTCGCCAAATAATTCGCGCCGGTTTTCCCCCTCGGGCTCTGCACCGCCACCTCAATCCACGGGCAATGCCCCTTTCAACCGCATCTCACTGTCGCGCAACATGGCGGCGTCGAGCCTTCCCTCGGTCGACGC includes these proteins:
- a CDS encoding S24 family peptidase; the protein is MLDIRLIERGLEKPGKTKGGLATAMGVRPGAVSEILSGIRLIKASEIAAIIDYLELNSVPIMGRVGAGASIEPEHEQVPPEGLGEVELPFPIAEETIAFEVAGDSMLPKYENGDIIVVYREQRHPLSSFYGEEAAVRLKTGERYLKTIERGKSPTSVNLTSFNAKPITGVKLEWIGEICVTLPRGQIERLRNKAAARARKVTRTTGGRTPDK
- a CDS encoding DUF6456 domain-containing protein, which gives rise to MPKAKRRKPYNPAKAHDRRSRDLLRNAEVATVEVDNPLALEPGEKIVALRSIRNDPLARLHSHRQIDEAQYQAGRAFQSDWEKAERGPRAVDPTREYVDGGQSREPITEGQRKAVLRLNRAERELGADGSALVHDVLVQGLTMDQVGQRRGLCTKRWSEYFSRRFRECLDRLALLYGFATEHPVPVKTLPR
- a CDS encoding GcrA family cell cycle regulator, translating into MELSNWAPEHSDALREFIAKGMTFSEAARAINSRFNTSYSRSAALGRARRLGLGPDDRQQPSMPTKPADLPEIAEPRPSAFRAAALLWPAPVFKEIKPVKLRCVAIEPRHLSLIELERGDCRYPYGGDEEGEAITFCGHPRRPASSYCTPHFHLSRDPIVTAERAVSTVSLRVVEAA
- a CDS encoding OpgC domain-containing protein, which codes for MKAELAARDGDLRLCLLLGIAAWFLFLDHVPHNAVSLLTMRNFGFSGATDLFVFIGGYTAAILYGTMMLERGFVVTATRIFKRLWQLYAAYIVLFVIYIDLIGYAARKSRASELIGEFNVTGIVDHTIRTLIHGLLLQAKPLNLDVLQLFIVLMAVFPLVLFGMVRRPNVTMAGSIGLYFAARQFDWNLSSFPDGRWYLNPFCWQLLFVLGAWLALSGANQMRAVRKLQELAVLRAAAWLYLLFALAVTVAGKFPQAGIIPDLLRDAFLPNDQENLAPHRVLHFLALAFLFAYMVPRDWSGFRWQALQPVIRCGQEWLAVFCTGVFLSFAGHLVLITGPDSLLMHVLVSFAGILIMTGVAYYVSWSKRQDHKPAFRTQAMTGLPEEGRFAK
- the bamA gene encoding outer membrane protein assembly factor BamA — encoded protein: MEIRRITQHNRSFRSGLAACRLASALGLIFATPVVAETASPSQGSIIVEGNRRVDAETVRSYFHPAPDGHFDDAARDAALKALIATGLFEKVSIERVGGRLVVHLSEAPVLDRVAFEGNKKVKDTDLAAAVEAKPRGSLQRSTVQADAGRIIEAYRRAGRSEVRVEPQIIDRGNGRVDLIYAITEGAKTPVRQIDFTGNKAFGKRQLSAVIKTSATHMLSFLTGGNVYDPDRVAQDREQLRLYYRSKGYADVSVPSATAEYDPAMKGFTLNFAIDEGPLYHFREVSVACNVPGLDCDKLRALPTAHPGAVFDGNALDKTTELLAIEMSKLGYPFAQAIPRLTRDAATQRIDVAFVIEQGPRAYVERIEIHGNTRTRDYVIRREFDIAEGDAYNKTLIDRAERRLKNLNYFKTVKISNRPGSAPDHVILDVEAVDQATGDFNVAGGYSTVDGALVEVKVGERNFYGTGKNVQATFTYGQYARGINLAASEPYFLGTKVAAGIELFGRQNDASSYQSYGSTTYGARLQLGTPITEEIGVQWRYSIYNQNITLSPNSSGLTPSLAVRQAAAAGPTWVSAPGSTTTYSTLDNTKSPTSGIRSQLSQDLAGLGGDVKFLKTTEDVRYYKSLSSDLVGMVRAQGGYVTGWGGQQVPLMNNFFGGPTMVRGFAPNGFGPRDLTPGTTMDNVGGSAYWATTAELQSAIPGVPNEYGLRATAFVDAGSVFRYSGSTASLQVANKNVVRSSIGAGLTWASPFGALTVDYAVPLSKAAYDVVQPLRFSAGGF